In Altererythrobacter rubellus, the following are encoded in one genomic region:
- a CDS encoding MerR family transcriptional regulator → MATAPAKSNQIAQDGKHAGAHIDRPDKLARQQYSISDLTTEFECTARALRFYEDEGLISPARVGLTRVYSKRDRARLAWIMRAKNVGFSLVEIREMIDLYDLDDGRVEQRRVTIEKCKAHVAKLKRQRADIDSSIKELSEFIKQIETLNLNK, encoded by the coding sequence ATGGCAACAGCACCAGCAAAATCGAATCAAATAGCTCAAGACGGCAAGCATGCCGGGGCCCATATCGACCGACCCGATAAACTCGCACGCCAGCAATACTCAATCTCCGATCTGACAACGGAATTTGAGTGCACCGCCCGCGCGCTGCGCTTTTATGAGGACGAAGGATTGATCTCGCCCGCAAGGGTCGGATTGACGCGCGTATATTCGAAGCGCGATCGGGCTCGTCTGGCGTGGATCATGCGGGCAAAGAATGTCGGCTTTAGCCTCGTCGAAATCCGTGAAATGATCGACCTTTACGATCTCGATGATGGCCGTGTTGAACAGCGCCGCGTTACAATCGAAAAATGCAAGGCGCATGTTGCAAAGCTGAAGCGCCAGCGCGCAGACATTGATTCCTCGATCAAAGAGCTCAGCGAATTCATCAAACAGATCGAAACGCTCAACCTCAACAAGTGA
- the hisI gene encoding phosphoribosyl-AMP cyclohydrolase, translating to MTDHNGGSESPELSLEFRPKFDMAGLVTAVVIENSTKDVLMVAHMNADAIAQTQSSGIAHFWSRSRQELWMKGGTSGNNLSVTEMRTDCDQDALLLYVDPAGPACHTGEHSCFYRIVSDGTLVRVKT from the coding sequence TTGACTGATCACAATGGCGGATCTGAATCACCCGAACTGTCATTAGAGTTCCGGCCTAAGTTCGACATGGCCGGGCTTGTTACCGCGGTTGTGATCGAGAATTCGACCAAGGATGTTCTGATGGTGGCACATATGAATGCAGATGCCATTGCTCAAACGCAGAGTAGTGGAATAGCGCATTTCTGGTCACGCTCGCGGCAAGAGCTTTGGATGAAGGGCGGGACCTCGGGCAATAACTTGAGCGTCACTGAAATGCGTACTGATTGCGACCAGGATGCGCTGCTTCTTTACGTCGATCCAGCCGGTCCTGCGTGTCATACCGGAGAGCATTCGTGCTTTTATCGGATTGTCAGTGACGGCACTCTCGTAAGGGTCAAGACTTGA
- a CDS encoding double zinc ribbon domain-containing protein, translating into MTSSRSGGRVLAQAAQAFAPMIDLVYPPRCPICGNATANQDGLCAPCWSGLVIPGDPACATCSRPFPSDMTNPDGAQCAVCLERMPKHSGIYAGTIYNDASRKLILSFKHGRKIGLARQLAEMIGSKIPQTDGVVPPPLLVPVPLHRWRLWRRGYNQSALLALELEKLGKGKALVDGLYRIRNTPMLGGMLPKQSEKTLSGAIRLNPRRATMLSGQDIILVDDVLTSGATSDVCTRVLLKSGARSVSIACFGRVMSGALHGDHAAIPQGLKT; encoded by the coding sequence ATGACCAGCAGCAGATCGGGCGGAAGAGTTCTTGCGCAGGCCGCGCAAGCCTTCGCGCCGATGATTGATCTAGTTTACCCGCCGCGCTGCCCGATCTGCGGAAATGCGACAGCCAATCAAGACGGGCTTTGCGCACCATGTTGGAGTGGGCTTGTTATTCCCGGTGATCCTGCTTGCGCGACTTGCTCCAGGCCTTTTCCAAGCGACATGACCAATCCCGATGGCGCACAATGTGCCGTTTGCCTCGAGCGTATGCCGAAGCACTCCGGGATTTACGCAGGAACGATTTACAATGACGCGTCGCGCAAGCTGATCCTCTCTTTCAAACATGGCAGAAAGATCGGATTGGCGCGGCAGCTCGCAGAAATGATCGGGTCCAAGATTCCACAAACGGATGGTGTGGTGCCACCTCCCTTGCTGGTGCCGGTGCCACTGCACAGGTGGAGGCTATGGCGGCGGGGATACAATCAATCCGCGCTTCTCGCGCTAGAACTGGAGAAGTTGGGAAAAGGGAAAGCACTTGTCGACGGGCTATACCGAATCAGGAATACGCCAATGCTTGGCGGAATGCTTCCTAAACAAAGCGAGAAAACCCTTTCAGGTGCGATTCGATTGAACCCGCGTCGGGCAACAATGCTATCTGGTCAGGATATCATATTGGTCGATGATGTGCTGACCAGCGGAGCAACCAGTGATGTGTGCACGCGCGTACTTCTGAAAAGCGGAGCGCGGTCCGTCTCCATCGCGTGTTTTGGGAGGGTGATGTCGGGTGCTCTGCATGGCGATCATGCCGCGATACCCCAAGGTCTGAAAACATAA
- a CDS encoding methyltransferase has product MMSQTQVPTIFSRARREQREQRASVRIGTSWLYDAMQEDIGERLDFMRHEAKSALLVGHETSLLETALAASASNICSARTLDEEEPLPFSELNLLVSLARLDSVNDLPGALIHARNALAHGGLMIAQIIGAGSLTSLREIMLAADGDRPAARIHPQIDDRAGTALLQRAGFSKQVVDTHKLTVRYKSVTTLIDDLRDQALTSVLVSPAPYLGKSGLARAQAKFDELREDDGKVSETFQILTLTGWRYAFSDDCAAASRAIGTRYGDALT; this is encoded by the coding sequence ATGATGTCGCAAACACAGGTACCTACTATATTCTCAAGAGCGCGCCGGGAGCAGCGAGAGCAACGGGCGTCAGTCCGCATCGGCACAAGCTGGCTCTATGACGCTATGCAGGAAGATATCGGTGAGCGGCTCGACTTCATGCGGCACGAGGCAAAGAGTGCCCTTCTGGTGGGGCACGAAACTTCCTTGCTTGAGACAGCACTTGCGGCCTCAGCATCGAATATCTGTTCAGCCCGCACTCTTGATGAAGAAGAGCCACTGCCATTCTCCGAGCTTAATCTGCTTGTCAGCCTCGCCCGGCTAGATAGCGTCAACGATCTGCCGGGCGCGCTTATCCACGCGCGCAATGCACTGGCTCACGGAGGGCTGATGATCGCGCAGATTATCGGGGCTGGTAGTTTAACATCGCTTCGGGAGATCATGCTGGCTGCGGACGGCGATCGGCCAGCGGCGCGCATTCACCCACAGATTGATGATCGCGCGGGGACTGCTCTGCTCCAACGCGCCGGGTTCTCAAAACAAGTGGTCGATACACACAAACTTACGGTGCGCTATAAATCAGTGACGACGTTGATTGATGATCTTCGCGATCAGGCGCTGACTTCAGTGCTGGTATCACCGGCCCCGTATTTGGGAAAGTCGGGTCTGGCCCGCGCGCAGGCCAAGTTCGATGAGCTGCGCGAGGACGACGGGAAAGTTTCCGAAACCTTCCAGATCCTGACGCTGACCGGTTGGCGCTACGCCTTCAGTGATGATTGCGCCGCCGCCAGTCGCGCGATCGGCACGCGGTATGGCGATGCGCTGACATAA